A genome region from Clostridium pasteurianum includes the following:
- a CDS encoding type IA DNA topoisomerase: MYAEKPDIAEKLVAILGKCFINDIELTLDILFNSEFKKKLTAYENERGFLRCVFEEKEYLITWGFGHMAELKSAKEYNQKYKVWKEENFPFVPEHFQIRIKKDLNVRKQFQVIKKLFNDTKAEMIINATDSDREGQLIFDWVRSLSKTKKPCMRLWLNSYTKEEVINALHELKSNDKYINLTRAARCRSIADWLVGINLTAVGTLKYGTSKNMFPIGRVQTAVLYMIVEKEIEVRKFKKETYYVIEALCRTKDNKEFVSTWFNEDGNKLSDKEESEEIVKSVKGLKGKVLDFADNETKKRPPLLYDLTSLQMDANIKYGLTAKETLKIAQKLYQEQLLTYPRTDSRYLPKSKKVEIEKLIKSLPCVYNDLKNNVLTHLILENNRVFDDSKVNSHYAIIPTYKIATEDLNEKEIMVYGLVARSILKVFMGDAVYSNKKILLEIREETFVARSRKLIEDGWRKAEKKLDNIEFDDEEESDNEENTANMSTDLEVNVDDEIEIREINIVQKTSRAPARFTERSILRNMETCGKKVVKEELREALREHGIGTPATRADIIEKLISSDYITRKDRYLIPTEKGIKLIEKLPIEKIKSPDFTGEWEYKLSLVEKGKLSSEDFFKESMNAAVSMTEELKTTKREIIGCNIFGKCPECSDGQIMEGKKGYGCSNYVNGCKFVIWKNAYGAKITPSIARILLNGGITGKITCRKKDGSTYTAKLKLIKEKDNEHYKVIAIKA; the protein is encoded by the coding sequence ATGTATGCAGAGAAACCGGATATAGCCGAAAAGCTTGTAGCTATACTTGGTAAGTGCTTTATTAATGATATAGAGCTTACACTTGATATTCTTTTTAACTCTGAATTTAAGAAAAAACTAACTGCTTATGAAAATGAAAGAGGCTTTCTTAGGTGTGTATTTGAAGAAAAAGAATACTTAATCACATGGGGTTTTGGACATATGGCAGAGCTTAAGTCAGCTAAAGAATACAATCAAAAGTATAAGGTATGGAAAGAAGAAAACTTTCCTTTTGTTCCTGAACATTTTCAGATACGAATTAAAAAAGACTTGAATGTAAGAAAGCAGTTTCAAGTGATTAAAAAATTATTCAATGATACTAAAGCAGAAATGATTATTAATGCTACAGACAGTGACAGGGAAGGGCAGCTTATATTTGATTGGGTAAGAAGTTTAAGTAAAACGAAAAAGCCTTGTATGAGATTGTGGCTTAATTCTTATACAAAAGAAGAAGTTATTAATGCACTGCATGAGCTAAAAAGCAATGATAAATATATTAATCTTACTAGAGCTGCAAGATGTAGAAGCATAGCAGACTGGCTTGTCGGAATAAACCTCACTGCTGTAGGTACTCTTAAATATGGTACAAGTAAGAATATGTTTCCCATAGGAAGAGTTCAGACAGCAGTACTTTATATGATAGTTGAGAAAGAAATAGAAGTAAGGAAGTTTAAAAAAGAAACTTATTATGTTATTGAGGCTTTATGCAGGACCAAAGATAATAAAGAATTTGTTTCTACATGGTTTAATGAGGATGGTAATAAACTCTCTGATAAGGAAGAATCAGAGGAAATAGTTAAATCAGTTAAAGGCTTAAAAGGTAAAGTATTAGATTTTGCTGATAATGAAACTAAAAAAAGACCGCCACTTCTTTATGATCTTACAAGTTTACAGATGGATGCCAATATAAAGTATGGACTTACGGCAAAAGAAACTCTTAAAATAGCACAAAAACTTTATCAAGAGCAGCTGCTTACTTATCCAAGGACAGATTCAAGGTATCTTCCTAAATCTAAAAAGGTTGAAATTGAAAAGCTCATAAAGAGTTTACCTTGTGTATATAATGATTTAAAAAATAATGTGTTAACTCATTTAATACTGGAAAATAACAGAGTATTTGATGATAGTAAAGTGAATAGTCACTATGCTATTATACCAACTTATAAAATTGCTACAGAGGATTTAAACGAAAAAGAGATAATGGTATATGGTCTTGTTGCAAGAAGTATTTTAAAGGTTTTTATGGGTGATGCAGTATATAGCAACAAGAAGATCCTACTTGAAATTAGAGAGGAAACATTTGTTGCTAGAAGCAGGAAGCTTATAGAGGATGGATGGAGAAAGGCAGAAAAGAAGCTTGATAATATTGAATTTGATGATGAAGAGGAGAGTGATAATGAAGAAAATACGGCTAATATGTCCACTGATTTAGAGGTTAATGTGGATGATGAAATAGAAATAAGAGAAATTAATATAGTTCAAAAGACAAGTAGAGCACCGGCTAGATTTACAGAAAGAAGTATATTGAGGAACATGGAAACCTGCGGTAAGAAAGTGGTTAAAGAAGAACTTAGGGAAGCCTTAAGGGAGCATGGTATAGGTACTCCTGCAACTAGAGCTGATATTATAGAAAAGCTTATATCCAGTGATTATATAACTAGAAAAGATAGATATTTAATACCTACAGAAAAAGGTATAAAGCTTATTGAAAAACTTCCAATAGAAAAAATTAAATCCCCTGATTTTACTGGTGAATGGGAATATAAATTATCACTGGTGGAAAAAGGGAAACTTTCATCTGAAGATTTTTTTAAGGAAAGTATGAATGCAGCAGTAAGTATGACTGAAGAATTAAAAACCACTAAAAGAGAAATTATAGGTTGTAATATATTTGGGAAGTGTCCTGAATGTTCGGATGGTCAGATTATGGAAGGTAAAAAAGGATATGGATGTTCTAATTATGTTAATGGTTGTAAGTTTGTTATATGGAAGAATGCCTATGGTGCTAAAATTACTCCAAGTATAGCAAGAATATTATTGAATGGTGGAATTACAGGTAAGATAACATGCAGAAAAAAAGATGGCAGTACATACACTGCAAAATTAAAACTTATAAAAGAAAAAGATAATGAACACTATAAAGTAATTGCAATAAAAGCATAG
- a CDS encoding DUF3883 domain-containing protein — translation MKENNIKAVSLMDFLPKSQIKGFKPRIFETKKCAINNNFQNNSLYEHKDNVNFLENEFPSDNWIKENKLRGNEGEEFVKNLLIKIYGEKNVKKQPDYAGYDFLVRVEKSFKMIEVKTTIDEKYPFFISINELKKAIENMNNYFIYWVIIKDTEKTKVYILNNPVDILNLNKNYILRSLDSKMYEITTEEFRIKLKDDLIKNLELLLY, via the coding sequence ATGAAAGAAAATAATATAAAAGCGGTATCATTAATGGATTTTTTGCCAAAGTCGCAAATTAAAGGGTTTAAGCCTAGAATATTTGAGACCAAGAAATGTGCTATTAATAATAACTTTCAAAATAACAGTTTATATGAACATAAAGATAATGTTAACTTTCTTGAGAATGAGTTTCCAAGTGATAATTGGATTAAAGAAAATAAATTAAGAGGTAATGAAGGAGAAGAATTCGTAAAAAATTTATTAATTAAAATTTATGGTGAAAAAAATGTTAAAAAACAGCCAGATTATGCTGGTTATGATTTTCTTGTTAGAGTAGAAAAAAGTTTTAAAATGATAGAGGTTAAAACTACAATTGATGAAAAATATCCTTTTTTTATTAGTATAAATGAGCTAAAAAAAGCTATTGAGAATATGAACAATTACTTTATATATTGGGTTATTATAAAAGATACTGAAAAAACTAAAGTATATATATTAAATAATCCTGTAGATATTCTTAATCTTAATAAGAATTATATATTAAGATCATTAGATTCAAAAATGTATGAAATTACAACTGAAGAATTTAGAATAAAACTTAAAGATGATTTAATAAAAAACTTAGAATTACTCCTTTATTGA
- a CDS encoding site-specific integrase, giving the protein MNWEEIYNQWMVQRIDDKPIISERLIKKFRKINEHNRNLYLEYHNHFFKNNKLKLSSYRNYRSKIVDFLTYRPIINKKLEDITQENIDDYFYKFIDRDKATSFNNRVSYIKDFFDFHKSKLKIKLEFKIRSTKNEIDNDKDNQAVALRSDQIEFYRQQYYTQPAKLFLFEMVYYDIMNLNELKMLKKYSFDKENREIILKNKKIKIPSHLISLAERLQKGFNVDELIKEIKKELREKNMVENFKYIDITKTRDFAFITCPECGKKYEAIAENWCVKQYYNGGNHWIVCRKCGDLDERK; this is encoded by the coding sequence ATGAATTGGGAAGAAATATATAATCAATGGATGGTACAAAGAATAGATGACAAACCGATTATCAGTGAAAGATTAATTAAAAAATTCAGAAAAATAAATGAGCATAATCGTAATCTTTACCTTGAATATCATAATCATTTTTTTAAAAATAATAAATTAAAGTTAAGTTCATATAGAAATTATAGAAGCAAGATAGTTGATTTTTTAACTTATAGACCAATAATAAATAAAAAATTAGAGGATATAACTCAAGAAAATATTGATGATTATTTTTACAAATTTATAGATAGAGATAAAGCTACTTCATTTAATAATAGAGTTTCCTACATTAAAGATTTTTTCGATTTCCATAAAAGTAAACTAAAAATAAAATTAGAATTTAAAATTCGTTCAACTAAAAATGAAATTGATAATGATAAGGATAATCAGGCGGTTGCATTAAGAAGTGATCAAATAGAATTTTATAGGCAACAATATTATACTCAACCTGCAAAATTATTTCTATTTGAAATGGTTTATTATGACATAATGAATTTAAATGAGTTAAAAATGTTAAAGAAATATTCATTTGATAAAGAAAATAGAGAAATTATCTTAAAAAATAAAAAGATTAAAATTCCATCTCATTTAATTTCACTTGCAGAAAGATTACAAAAAGGATTTAATGTTGATGAGCTGATAAAAGAAATAAAAAAAGAGTTAAGAGAAAAAAATATGGTTGAAAATTTTAAATATATAGATATTACTAAGACTAGAGATTTTGCGTTCATAACATGCCCTGAGTGTGGTAAAAAGTATGAAGCTATAGCTGAAAATTGGTGTGTAAAACAATATTATAATGGCGGTAATCATTGGATTGTATGTAGAAAATGTGGTGATTTAGATGAAAGAAAATAA
- a CDS encoding DUF2786 domain-containing protein produces the protein MDTKIIEKIQKLLSLSESSNEHEAEVAMLKAQELLAKYKLSIKEVKEYKRYNSKIQEKTTDVTFTKAKWKAQLAGVISDNFGCYRYFKTRGTNTIVFFGREEDVIVCNLVLNYAVDSIYSVVKKLKYQYSKNGYRTRGIENDYALGFIYGLQEKFEEQKRNNQEWGLVLVKDKEVVEAHEKIKFNKKVNMSTKYKGHSDVYYKGCEDGKKFSVSDRITEGEKEDVIHIGR, from the coding sequence ATGGACACTAAAATAATTGAAAAAATACAGAAACTTTTGAGTTTGAGTGAAAGTAGTAACGAACATGAAGCAGAAGTTGCTATGCTTAAGGCTCAAGAACTTCTTGCAAAATATAAATTGTCAATTAAAGAAGTAAAAGAATATAAGAGATATAATAGTAAAATACAAGAAAAGACTACGGACGTTACATTTACTAAAGCTAAATGGAAAGCTCAACTTGCAGGAGTTATTTCAGATAATTTTGGATGCTATCGTTACTTTAAAACAAGAGGAACTAATACTATAGTTTTCTTTGGTAGAGAAGAGGATGTTATAGTCTGTAATTTAGTTTTAAATTATGCGGTAGATTCCATATATAGTGTAGTCAAAAAATTAAAATATCAGTATTCAAAGAATGGATATAGGACTAGAGGTATTGAAAATGATTATGCTTTAGGTTTTATATATGGACTTCAAGAGAAGTTTGAGGAACAGAAAAGAAATAATCAGGAATGGGGACTTGTACTGGTTAAAGATAAAGAAGTTGTTGAGGCACATGAGAAAATAAAGTTTAATAAGAAGGTGAATATGAGCACTAAATATAAAGGACACAGTGATGTTTATTATAAAGGCTGTGAGGATGGCAAGAAATTTAGTGTGTCAGATAGAATTACTGAAGGTGAAAAGGAAGATGTTATTCATATAGGAAGATAG